The Kiloniellales bacterium genome has a segment encoding these proteins:
- a CDS encoding universal stress protein: MMGTIIVADDGSDHATKAVNLASAFAVKFGSKLIVLHAVEPDRLPDDVLGMAETEHLVPHSGGARPDNMGVATLQHGIDKSEARLIAAEALGRQVLSRAEADARAAGVGDVSTVLAFGDPASEILDQQKTAAADMLVLGTRGLGRLRGLLVGSVSHKVTSLAPCTCVLAR; this comes from the coding sequence ATGATGGGAACCATCATCGTGGCGGATGATGGCTCCGACCATGCCACCAAGGCTGTCAATCTGGCGAGCGCGTTCGCCGTCAAGTTCGGATCCAAACTGATCGTTCTCCACGCTGTCGAGCCGGACAGGCTGCCGGACGACGTGCTGGGCATGGCCGAAACCGAGCACCTCGTGCCCCATTCGGGCGGGGCTCGCCCCGACAACATGGGTGTCGCCACCCTTCAACATGGGATCGACAAGAGCGAGGCACGGCTCATAGCAGCTGAAGCGCTGGGCAGACAGGTTCTCAGCCGGGCCGAGGCCGACGCCCGCGCCGCCGGCGTCGGCGACGTTTCCACGGTCCTGGCATTCGGCGACCCGGCAAGTGAGATCCTGGACCAGCAGAAGACGGCGGCCGCCGACATGCTCGTACTCGGGACGCGGGGGCTCGGCCGGCTCCGGGGGTTGCTGGTCGGAAGCGTCTCCCACAAGGTGACGAGCCTCGCGCCCTGTACCTGTGTCCTGGCGCGCTAG